From the genome of Pelobacter propionicus DSM 2379, one region includes:
- the guaB gene encoding IMP dehydrogenase has product MSLDKLTEGLTFDDVLLIPAHSLVLPRDANLSTRLSRNIQLNIPLVSAAMDTVTESRTAICMAREGGLGIIHKNSTIAQQAFEVDKVKKSESGMIVDPITMRPNQKISEALEIMSRYRISGVPITKPNGKLVGILTNRDLRFETDYDLPISARMTKRNLVTVAVGTTLEQAKEHLKHTRVEKLLVVDNDRFLKGLITIKDIEKVKKYPNSCKDSLGRLRVGAAVGPTDDMEARMDALLKAGADVIVIDTAHGHSQGVIEAIMRAKSTFPGVEIIAGNIATAEAAEALIKAGADGIKVGIGPGSICTTRMVAGVGVPQITAIMDCSRVAHKHGVPVIADGGIKYSGDLPKAITAGADCVMIGSLFAGTEESPGDTVLYQGRTYKSYRGMGSIGAMQDGSKDRYFQSDVGDDVKLVPEGIEGMVPQRGPLSANIHQLLGGLRSGMGYTGCASIDELQRKARFIRITGAGLKESHVHDVTITKEAPNYRVGN; this is encoded by the coding sequence ATGTCCCTCGACAAACTGACCGAAGGTCTCACCTTTGACGATGTCCTCCTTATTCCAGCCCACTCTCTGGTTCTCCCCCGCGATGCCAATCTCTCCACGCGGCTCTCCCGTAACATCCAGCTGAACATCCCCCTGGTCAGCGCGGCCATGGACACGGTCACCGAGTCGCGCACCGCCATCTGCATGGCGAGGGAAGGAGGGCTGGGCATCATCCACAAGAACAGCACCATCGCCCAGCAGGCCTTCGAGGTTGACAAGGTCAAGAAGAGTGAATCGGGCATGATCGTGGACCCGATCACCATGCGCCCCAACCAGAAGATCAGCGAGGCGCTGGAGATAATGTCGCGCTACCGCATCTCCGGCGTTCCGATCACCAAGCCCAACGGCAAGCTGGTGGGCATCCTGACCAACCGGGACCTGCGCTTCGAGACCGATTACGATCTGCCGATCTCTGCCCGCATGACCAAGCGCAACCTGGTGACGGTAGCGGTGGGGACGACCCTGGAGCAGGCCAAGGAGCACCTCAAGCACACCCGGGTGGAGAAGCTGTTGGTGGTGGACAACGATCGTTTCCTCAAGGGGCTGATCACCATCAAGGATATCGAGAAAGTCAAGAAGTACCCCAATTCCTGCAAGGACAGCCTGGGGCGCCTGCGTGTGGGCGCCGCGGTGGGCCCCACCGATGACATGGAAGCGCGCATGGATGCGCTGCTCAAGGCCGGGGCCGACGTGATCGTCATCGACACGGCCCACGGCCATTCCCAGGGGGTGATCGAGGCCATCATGCGTGCCAAGTCCACCTTCCCCGGCGTGGAGATCATCGCCGGCAACATCGCCACCGCCGAGGCGGCCGAGGCGCTGATCAAGGCCGGCGCCGACGGCATCAAGGTCGGCATCGGGCCCGGCTCCATCTGTACGACCCGCATGGTGGCCGGCGTGGGCGTGCCGCAGATCACCGCCATCATGGACTGCTCCCGCGTTGCCCACAAGCATGGGGTACCGGTCATCGCCGACGGCGGCATCAAGTACTCCGGCGACCTGCCCAAGGCGATCACCGCCGGCGCCGACTGCGTCATGATCGGATCGCTCTTTGCCGGCACCGAGGAATCGCCGGGCGATACGGTGCTTTACCAGGGGCGCACCTACAAGAGCTACCGCGGCATGGGCTCCATCGGCGCCATGCAGGACGGCAGCAAGGATCGCTACTTCCAGTCCGACGTGGGGGACGATGTCAAGCTGGTTCCCGAGGGGATCGAGGGGATGGTGCCGCAGCGCGGACCGCTCTCGGCCAACATCCACCAGCTCTTGGGGGGGCTCCGCTCCGGCATGGGCTACACCGGTTGCGCCAGCATCGACGAGCTGCAACGGAAGGCGCGCTTCATACGCATCACCGGCGCCGGCCTCAAGGAATCCCACGTGCATGACGTCACCATCACCAAGGAAGCGCCCAACTACAGGGTGGGAAACTGA